A single Thunnus thynnus chromosome 6, fThuThy2.1, whole genome shotgun sequence DNA region contains:
- the kcnk15 gene encoding potassium channel subfamily K member 15: MPTPRMKKQNVRTLSLILCMFSYLLVGAAVFDALESESESSRRRILEQKRNEMKKKYRFSEDDYREIERVVLQAEPHRAGRQWKFAGSFYFAITVITTIGYGHAAPGTDAGKVFCMFYAVLGIPLTLVMFQSLGERMNTFVRYLLHKAKQCLGFHCTEVSMENMVLVGFLSCIGTLCVGAAAFSHFEGWSFFHAYYYSFITLTTIGFGDFVALQKKEDLQEKTPYVAFSFMYILVGLTVIGAFLNLVVLRFLTMNTEDERRDAQERASLKRDRGLLDGAVGVHVEQSRDGHRGRKRSNLVHSRSHSTLFLPMEEGTSRTNLIASPVEDQERRKSPCRHRLHFQIKAGRHGPESSLSSLCSCVCYRLGICDSPLMSHSEHHGCHINSVYYNSVSYSIQGCSPGSIDNTGLSSPGSTLSPGHSFREFPRSRRKSV; encoded by the exons ATGCCGACACCGAGGATGAAGAAGCAAAACGTCCGGACCCTGTCGCTCATCCTCTGCATGTTTTCTTACTTGCTGGTCGGCGCCGCGGTGTTTGACGCGCTGGAGTCCGAGTCGGAGAGCTCCCGCAGACGCATCCTGGAGCAGAAGCGCAACGAGATGAAGAAGAAGTACCGCTTCTCCGAGGACGACTACCGCGAAATCGAGCGAGTAGTGCTGCAAGCTGAGCCCCATCGCGCCGGGAGACAGTGGAAATTTGCTGGTTCTTTTTACTTTGCCATAACAGTCATCACCACCATTG GTTATGGACATGCAGCACCAGGCACAGATGCAGGAAAGGTCTTCTGCATGTTCTACGCTGTACTGGGCATTCCTCTGACTTTGGTCATGTTCCAGAGTCTGGGAGAGAGGATGAACACATTTGTCCGCTATCTCCTACATAAGGCGAAGCAGTGCCTGGGCTTTCACTGCACTGAGGTGTCCATGGAGAACATGGTCCTAGTGGGTTTCCTGTCCTGTATCGGAACACTGTGTGTGGGGGCTGCAGCTTTTTCCCACTTTGAAGGATGGAGCTTCTTCCATGCTTACTACTACTCCTTCATCACACTAACTACCATCGGCTTTGGAGACTTTGTGGCCCTGCAGAAAAAGGAGGACCTCCAGGAGAAAACCCCCTATGTGGCTTTCAGCTTCATGTACATCCTGGTGGGGCTGACTGTTATTGGGGCCTTCCTTAACTTGGTGGTGCTTCGTTTCCTCACCATGAATACtgaggatgagaggagagatgctCAGGAGAGGGCATCACTGAAGAGGGACAGAGGCCTTTTGGATGGGGCTGTGGGTGTCCACGTTGAACAAAGCAGAGACGGCCacagggggaggaagaggagcaacTTGGTGCACAGTCGCAGCCACAGTACCCTCTTCCTTCCAATGGAGGAGGGAACCAGCCGCACTAACCTCATTGCTTCTCCAGTGGAGGACCAGGAGAGACGAAAAAGCCCCTGCAGACACAGGCTGCATTTTCAGATCAAGGCAGGCAGACACGGGCCAGAGTCGAGCCTCAGCTCTCTCTGCTCCTGTGTGTGCTACCGGCTGGGCATTTGTGATAGTCCTCTTATGTCCCACAGTGAACACCACGGCTGCCATATCAATTCTGTTTACTACAACTCAGTCTCCTATAGCATCCAGGGCTGCTCGCCAGGTTCCATTGACAACACTGGACTTTCTTCCCCAGGGAGCACACTCTCACCTGGGCATAGCTTCCGAGAGTTCCCCCGTTCAAGGAGAAAGTCAGTTTAA